Proteins from a single region of Paramormyrops kingsleyae isolate MSU_618 chromosome 9, PKINGS_0.4, whole genome shotgun sequence:
- the LOC111854822 gene encoding uncharacterized protein isoform X1 codes for MEPLSGKGGPSHLDGIDIVIKKEEEEREDLLEDFQESPLFVTKQEKEEHAGERKCYGCAQPHITNFQPTNDNPSTLEDVNKAKKVKKRKRVCEEEEWAPETVEDDRGPETVEDDRGPETVEDDRGTDSRHCRLCQRCFSSSWELTGHCCTGIIGTEDGDGTKLEFCCPVCGDRFLRPTAFIMHKQSHVGQSQYVCGVCGRTLKTLRKLATHRRSHTRSPLLHLQCRECCRSFHGLEALRDHRMSQHGKEADKQEEAKDIEHREANTRPLSSDTEGMVAHSLQSPQPPQCLRCFMTFRDAETAERHLRFKHPADYEQKLQGHTVFACCVCDRTFPSSRLLSAHQRTHSKWSLIPAGLDESLQESRDERGIKRNAEILERKQIVDNSRSRPSGSSSMCCFQCHIIFTDLQTWERHMISKHPPSIAAHSPGESGRGYLSPRPPRGQPRPYRCSTCGEKFIQESSLIKHSTESHVG; via the exons ATGGAGCCTCTTTCTGGGAAAGGAGGACCTTCCCATCTTGATGGTATAGACATCGTCATCAAGAAAGAAGAGGAGGAGCGTGAAGATTTGCTGGAAGATTTTCAAGAGTCTCCACTATTCGTCACcaagcaggagaaggaggagcACGCAGGAGAGAGGAAGTGTTATG GATGTGCCCAGCCCCATATCACAAACTTTCAACCTACAAATGATAATCCAAGCACTCTGGAAGATGTGAACAAAGCAAAAAAGGTAAAGAAGAGGAAGAGGGTTTGTGAAGAGGAGGAGTGGGCTCCTGAGACAGTGGAAGATGACCGAGGTCCTGAGACAGTGGAAGATGACCGAGGTCCTGAGACAGTGGAAGATGACCGAGGTACTGACTCGAGGCATTGTCGCCTGTGCCAGCGCTGCTTTAGCTCCTCCTGGGAGCTCACTGGCCACTGCTGTACTGGCATAATAGGTACAGAGGACGGAGATGGCACAAAGTTGGAGTTTTGCTGCCCCGTGTGTGGTGATCGATTTTTGAGGCCCACtgccttcataatgcacaaGCAGAGTCATGTCGGACAATCGCAGTACGTCTGCGGGGTGTGTGGCCGGACTTTAAAGACGCTCCGAAAGCTGGCCACCCACCGGCGGTCCCATACGCGCAGCCCCCTACTACACTTGCAATGTCGAGAATGTTGCCGATCCTTCCATGGCCTGGAAGCTCTGAGGGACCACAGGATGAGCCAACATGGTAAGGAAGCAGATAAGCAGGAGGAAGCAAAAGACATAGAGCACCGTGAGGCAAACACAAGGCCCCTGAGCAGTGATACAGAGGGCATGGTAG CCCACTCTCTCCAGTCTCCTCAGCCTCCCCAATGCTTGCGCTGCTTCATGACATTCCGTGATGCGGAGACGGCAGAGAGGCACCTGCGCTTTAAGCATCCGGCTGATTATGAGCAAAAGCTCCAAGGCCACACGGTGTTTGCCTGCTGCGTCTGCGACCGCACCTTCCCATCCTCACGCCTTCTTTCTGCACACCAGCGCACACACAGCAAATGGAGCCTGATCCCTGCTGGACTAGATGAATCACTGCAGGAAAGCAGAGACGAGAGAGGAATAAAGAGGAATGCTGAGATTTTAGAGAGAAAACAGATAGTTGACA ATAGTAGGAGCAGACCAAGTGGATCTAGTTCAATGTGTTGCTTTCAATGCCACATCATCTTCACCGATCTTCAAACCTGGGAACGTCACATGATCTCCAAGCACCCTCCTTCCATAGCAGCGCATTCACCTGGTGAGAGTGGTCGGGGATACCTGTCCCCGCGGCCGCCCCGGGGCCAGCCAAGGCCCTACCGCTGCTCCACATGTGGAGAGAAGTTCATCCAGGAGAGCTCCCTGATAAAACACAGCACCGAGTCTCACGTGGGCTGA
- the LOC111854822 gene encoding uncharacterized protein isoform X3, with product MEPLSGKGGPSHLDGIDIVIKKEEEEREDLLEDFQESPLFVTKQEKEEHAGERKCYGCAQPHITNFQPTNDNPSTLEDVNKAKKVKKRKRVCEEEEWAPETVEDDRGPETVEDDRGPETVEDDRGTDSRHCRLCQRCFSSSWELTGHCCTGIIGTEDGDGTKLEFCCPVCGDRFLRPTAFIMHKQSHVGQSQYVCGVCGRTLKTLRKLATHRRSHTRSPLLHLQCRECCRSFHGLEALRDHRMSQHGKEADKQEEAKDIEHREANTRPLSSDTEGMVAHSLQSPQPPQCLRCFMTFRDAETAERHLRFKHPADYEQKLQGHTVFACCVCDRTFPSSRLLSAHQRTHSKWSLIPAGLDESLQESRDERGIKRNAEILERKQIVDIGADQVDLVQCVAFNATSSSPIFKPGNVT from the exons ATGGAGCCTCTTTCTGGGAAAGGAGGACCTTCCCATCTTGATGGTATAGACATCGTCATCAAGAAAGAAGAGGAGGAGCGTGAAGATTTGCTGGAAGATTTTCAAGAGTCTCCACTATTCGTCACcaagcaggagaaggaggagcACGCAGGAGAGAGGAAGTGTTATG GATGTGCCCAGCCCCATATCACAAACTTTCAACCTACAAATGATAATCCAAGCACTCTGGAAGATGTGAACAAAGCAAAAAAGGTAAAGAAGAGGAAGAGGGTTTGTGAAGAGGAGGAGTGGGCTCCTGAGACAGTGGAAGATGACCGAGGTCCTGAGACAGTGGAAGATGACCGAGGTCCTGAGACAGTGGAAGATGACCGAGGTACTGACTCGAGGCATTGTCGCCTGTGCCAGCGCTGCTTTAGCTCCTCCTGGGAGCTCACTGGCCACTGCTGTACTGGCATAATAGGTACAGAGGACGGAGATGGCACAAAGTTGGAGTTTTGCTGCCCCGTGTGTGGTGATCGATTTTTGAGGCCCACtgccttcataatgcacaaGCAGAGTCATGTCGGACAATCGCAGTACGTCTGCGGGGTGTGTGGCCGGACTTTAAAGACGCTCCGAAAGCTGGCCACCCACCGGCGGTCCCATACGCGCAGCCCCCTACTACACTTGCAATGTCGAGAATGTTGCCGATCCTTCCATGGCCTGGAAGCTCTGAGGGACCACAGGATGAGCCAACATGGTAAGGAAGCAGATAAGCAGGAGGAAGCAAAAGACATAGAGCACCGTGAGGCAAACACAAGGCCCCTGAGCAGTGATACAGAGGGCATGGTAG CCCACTCTCTCCAGTCTCCTCAGCCTCCCCAATGCTTGCGCTGCTTCATGACATTCCGTGATGCGGAGACGGCAGAGAGGCACCTGCGCTTTAAGCATCCGGCTGATTATGAGCAAAAGCTCCAAGGCCACACGGTGTTTGCCTGCTGCGTCTGCGACCGCACCTTCCCATCCTCACGCCTTCTTTCTGCACACCAGCGCACACACAGCAAATGGAGCCTGATCCCTGCTGGACTAGATGAATCACTGCAGGAAAGCAGAGACGAGAGAGGAATAAAGAGGAATGCTGAGATTTTAGAGAGAAAACAGATAGTTGACA TAGGAGCAGACCAAGTGGATCTAGTTCAATGTGTTGCTTTCAATGCCACATCATCTTCACCGATCTTCAAACCTGGGAACGTCACATGA
- the LOC111854822 gene encoding uncharacterized protein isoform X2: MEPLSGKGGPSHLDGIDIVIKKEEEEREDLLEDFQESPLFVTKQEKEEHAGERKCYGCAQPHITNFQPTNDNPSTLEDVNKAKKVKKRKRVCEEEEWAPETVEDDRGPETVEDDRGPETVEDDRGTDSRHCRLCQRCFSSSWELTGHCCTGIIGTEDGDGTKLEFCCPVCGDRFLRPTAFIMHKQSHVGQSQYVCGVCGRTLKTLRKLATHRRSHTRSPLLHLQCRECCRSFHGLEALRDHRMSQHGKEADKQEEAKDIEHREANTRPLSSDTEGMVAHSLQSPQPPQCLRCFMTFRDAETAERHLRFKHPADYEQKLQGHTVFACCVCDRTFPSSRLLSAHQRTHSKWSLIPAGLDESLQESRDERGIKRNAEILERKQIVDIFYDFQIVGADQVDLVQCVAFNATSSSPIFKPGNVT, translated from the exons ATGGAGCCTCTTTCTGGGAAAGGAGGACCTTCCCATCTTGATGGTATAGACATCGTCATCAAGAAAGAAGAGGAGGAGCGTGAAGATTTGCTGGAAGATTTTCAAGAGTCTCCACTATTCGTCACcaagcaggagaaggaggagcACGCAGGAGAGAGGAAGTGTTATG GATGTGCCCAGCCCCATATCACAAACTTTCAACCTACAAATGATAATCCAAGCACTCTGGAAGATGTGAACAAAGCAAAAAAGGTAAAGAAGAGGAAGAGGGTTTGTGAAGAGGAGGAGTGGGCTCCTGAGACAGTGGAAGATGACCGAGGTCCTGAGACAGTGGAAGATGACCGAGGTCCTGAGACAGTGGAAGATGACCGAGGTACTGACTCGAGGCATTGTCGCCTGTGCCAGCGCTGCTTTAGCTCCTCCTGGGAGCTCACTGGCCACTGCTGTACTGGCATAATAGGTACAGAGGACGGAGATGGCACAAAGTTGGAGTTTTGCTGCCCCGTGTGTGGTGATCGATTTTTGAGGCCCACtgccttcataatgcacaaGCAGAGTCATGTCGGACAATCGCAGTACGTCTGCGGGGTGTGTGGCCGGACTTTAAAGACGCTCCGAAAGCTGGCCACCCACCGGCGGTCCCATACGCGCAGCCCCCTACTACACTTGCAATGTCGAGAATGTTGCCGATCCTTCCATGGCCTGGAAGCTCTGAGGGACCACAGGATGAGCCAACATGGTAAGGAAGCAGATAAGCAGGAGGAAGCAAAAGACATAGAGCACCGTGAGGCAAACACAAGGCCCCTGAGCAGTGATACAGAGGGCATGGTAG CCCACTCTCTCCAGTCTCCTCAGCCTCCCCAATGCTTGCGCTGCTTCATGACATTCCGTGATGCGGAGACGGCAGAGAGGCACCTGCGCTTTAAGCATCCGGCTGATTATGAGCAAAAGCTCCAAGGCCACACGGTGTTTGCCTGCTGCGTCTGCGACCGCACCTTCCCATCCTCACGCCTTCTTTCTGCACACCAGCGCACACACAGCAAATGGAGCCTGATCCCTGCTGGACTAGATGAATCACTGCAGGAAAGCAGAGACGAGAGAGGAATAAAGAGGAATGCTGAGATTTTAGAGAGAAAACAGATAGTTGACA TTTTCTATGACTTTCAGATAGTAGGAGCAGACCAAGTGGATCTAGTTCAATGTGTTGCTTTCAATGCCACATCATCTTCACCGATCTTCAAACCTGGGAACGTCACATGA